Below is a window of Agrobacterium vitis DNA.
GGACGAACCACTCTCGGCGCTGGACGCTGCGCTGAAGGCGCAGATCCTACCTTATATCGAGCGGATTCGCGATGAAGCGGGCGTGCCGATCCTCTATGTCAGTCATGCGGTCGAGGAAGTCACCCGGCTGGCCAGCCGGGTGGTGACGATGAGCAAAGGCCGAGCCGCAAGGGTGGACGCGGGCGAGGGAGCTTTGCTTCATCTCCCTAGGCTCGGCGACAGCCGCCCCGGTAGCTTCCTGCATGCCCATGTCAGCGGCCACGCCCGCGAGGAAGGCCTGACGCTGGCAACAAGCCCTGCGGGTCCGCTCTTCCTGAAATATGCCGATCTACCGGTCGGTACCCCGATCCGCCTGTTCATCGCTGCAAGCGATCTGGTGTTGGCAACAGGCGAGACAGGTCAGCTTTCCACCCTCAATCGCTTGTCAGGCCGGGTGCAGGCGATTTTCGAAACACGCCCCGGCATCGTCATCAGGGTCGATTGCTCCGGCCAGATCATCGACGCCGAAATCACCCGCCGCTCACTGAACGCGCTTGATTTGGCGCTTGGCAAGCCGGTTTCGGTGCTGTTCAAGGCGGTTTCGGTAGAGGCGGGAGGTGTTTATCGGCTAGGGACGGCTCCTTTGGGCTGAACCAGGGCCTTCGTATGAGGGCCTGCTACATCACTCAGTTGGCACCAACTCTGTCGCTGCCATCGCCTCCAGCCAGGCGAGATCCTCGACCAGAGTCGCACGGATAGCGGCATCCATGGCTTGCGCCCGCGCCAGCAGCGCCTCGCCAAAGGGTGTCAGAACCGCGCCGCCGCCGCTTTTGCCGCCGTGGCGGGTGGCGATGGAGGGTTGTCTGAACATCCGGTTGATTTCGTCGGCCAAAAGCCAGGCGCGGCGATAGGACATGCCCATGGCAGCCCCCGCCGAGCGGATCGATCCATGCTGGCCGATCAGCTGTAGCAATTGCACCTTGCCCGGCCCAAGCCGTGCGCCATTGGCCAGATCGATCCGAAACAGCACCTTGTCCGATGCCGGGTTTGGATTGTCGTGGACAGGCACTGTGTCCGCCATCAGCCGGGCACCACCTTGCCCGGGTTCATGATGCCG
It encodes the following:
- the modC gene encoding molybdenum ABC transporter ATP-binding protein, producing MLEIDIRHRQGTFDLEADLQLGPGLTALFGPSGSGKTTMINAVAGLIRPDQGRITFEGRVWSDVQNGTFLPPHRRRIGYVFQEARLFPHLNVRANLTYGRYFTPKAERREDLSRICDLLGITDLLDRAPNGLSGGEKQRVAIARALMASPKLLLMDEPLSALDAALKAQILPYIERIRDEAGVPILYVSHAVEEVTRLASRVVTMSKGRAARVDAGEGALLHLPRLGDSRPGSFLHAHVSGHAREEGLTLATSPAGPLFLKYADLPVGTPIRLFIAASDLVLATGETGQLSTLNRLSGRVQAIFETRPGIVIRVDCSGQIIDAEITRRSLNALDLALGKPVSVLFKAVSVEAGGVYRLGTAPLG
- a CDS encoding winged helix-turn-helix domain-containing protein, with amino-acid sequence MADTVPVHDNPNPASDKVLFRIDLANGARLGPGKVQLLQLIGQHGSIRSAGAAMGMSYRRAWLLADEINRMFRQPSIATRHGGKSGGGAVLTPFGEALLARAQAMDAAIRATLVEDLAWLEAMAATELVPTE